A genomic region of Bactrocera dorsalis isolate Fly_Bdor chromosome 3, ASM2337382v1, whole genome shotgun sequence contains the following coding sequences:
- the LOC105224560 gene encoding serine protease filzig isoform X1 encodes MLKWVSTATRRSAWLSTTRTTATTTTTNAKKSTVNRATKTPASAAHALTSKSTSINFAMWLLTTVCIMAALAQVTNGFKPIDVNNSEGRKLFGGYRITPKHCRATKTLAMNDPRKNGPTICMFNHECAQRNGEVVGACMDGFLFGACCQIPSEQDLETTLLNDAQNSYYQQHQQQKLQDEYGGANQAVAQSYETYGESQQQHSQETKYSPPTFKPKTKPQRIQKPQQQQQQQKYKPQLPKPIYGDVGDTPSEEVKQPENSYTQTNIDKVFQQLESSSSAATSYEALHTQQEDAANNKYQSQESVPNTSTLYMMESLESAQQEIQPSVGPTASYYEQAQSMQMESQQADSQQQEEELQQEKEQEQQEQQQQQHENQDISFEGASHSSLASEDSSTQSSSVELEKEAQMQTDQVVANTNNVHVSFTTAAPPLNDDFVLDLLSTTLPPSLEEEPASLTTTGLPMRIVNGLTEPNSSSESNSFEELPVTQNPVQGNDWEANTTEEDSKTESQEQQTAKPQPKPKPKPQQQTKRPQVQMFRPQPQRQPSRPQVQQSQQQKQTQKPQQQQQHNHNHLILDGAEFTHSDITHPGADADLIEDDLQFSTGYGPQPVYMEAPVRQPSPISYQPSTTTTTTHASLAPEDKYDLVQSVHDEEASKKPPTYGEPTTGTSITTHVDSIESIILQLNGTTNHGPTYNIVSQQQPQTVSYDAVADASASKYEPTGSGTHYGTTTPITTGELVYGGATTNYYDDVETKRPEDYYTEAEQSNTPNYSPVTAQVPAYLEPESTDLHPAQQQPSHSYVSKPSVSAVTHEVHSSTTAGNYAEDAAAALDEHTMPANNYNDVLQASSHQTHEFNKMPVLGIAYPVDMSHMEEEGNFAPDAASNYGHVQHATTQGSIDKIDEAEAVDSSYAQVPIVSGKPQRPVAPYVGMVNVQNYNGAKLPTTVVYSDVPQEVSVSSHATKVQDTQAAAASYHTPKPDTLTTIQYVDQSTVAQRPTISKTTASAYLTPTTTPIPPRPQYNAEPVAVTSTARPISGIITSSGTRPRPRPRPKPSTTRPNNKKKPSAAKKPTTARPLSTYSQAPVQPASNYGGEQVQTKKPAAQPSNNYQSTNQNTKKPAAQPANSYQAPNVNTKKPTAQLSNDYQEPNYNKKKPAQQPSNTYNDNAPENAYVQRPVQASQAQTQQPAKKPSKQPTKQTVKRPVKQPATNYQHNKPTYVKRPTPAPQPSNNYNAKPATNTFNVEPVYQRPEQQPTYNAEPVTRKPASQSTNAYNDNTYGTTTATRKPISHTAAIYDDHVDEQNLPEQEAQLSTDNYDTYPQGTKLTSQDYGQDYDKPDAAYEQNVKVPQPTFESDAYYPAPQPLGGSTNRPIIVRKPSVDSAAPTTSRPSTTFIYHDSEVPPIVTADDKLDVFVHGTVQSQVYGGDGKPQYADRPQYTYVHKKPGFVKVTSKPISTTNGVITPKPTLFTLVTNSDWPQRPSSAGTIYDDNAFPPTTPLPAFSSTSYIYSPVVTRRPDLAINTPEYVNLAGVTTNDFDDPGYYGAQNVAQNVAQNGVHPAFTQSIADTEYGVPSDDRPAFPGYYGPTPTYPPFAIPGEKLGAPVEEETYTSPNDFVNFPPVRNPNLNMSATSSAVTTDLELSTPAFVEDGVLKDKMNTLVHKIVESLQGNFDALADMIDESNNTAPAGPPSTYQAAGAGAGSAATTRKPTRKPTRIATQKPTTRRPATRVTTKQPTRRPASTTRRPATRRPTTTTRRPTTRKPTRRLTTTTTTQAPAQDELVDEEDEEDVNPLDNEIGDQEEVYAGAGGRKFKCGVRPHIKSGRIVGGKGSTFGAYPWQVLVRESTWLGLFTKNKCGGVLITNRYVITAAHCQPGFLASLVAVMGEFDISGDLESKRAVTKNVKRVIVHRQYDPATFENDLALLELESPVQFDTHIVPICMPNDLADFTGRMATVTGWGRLKYGGGVPSVLQEVQVPIIENSVCQEMFHTAGHNKKILSSFLCAGYANGQKDSCEGDSGGPLVLQRPDGRYELAGTVSHGIKCAAPYLPGVYMRTTFYKPWLRSITGVK; translated from the exons AAGGACGAAAACTCTTCGGCGGCTACCGGATAACACCGAAGCATTGTCGCGCCACCAAAACGCTAGCGATGAATGACCCACGTAAAAATGGACCCACAATCTGTATGTTCAATCACGAGTGTGCGCAACGGAATGGCGAAGTGGTAGGCGCGTGTATGGATGGCTTCCTCTTTGGCGCTTGTTGTCAAATACCCAGTGAACAGGATCTTGAGACTACGCTGCTAAATGATGCACAGAACTCCTACtaccaacaacaccaacagcaaaaGTTGCAAGATGAGTATGGTGGAGCCAATCAAGCGGTGGCACAATCTTACGAAACATATGGCGAGAGTCAACAACAACACTCACAAGAGACCAAATACAGTCCGCCAACATTCAAGCCAAAAACAAAGCCACAGCGCATACAgaaaccgcaacaacaacaacagcagcagaaaTACAAGCCACAGTTACCGAAACCCATCTATGGTGATGTGGGGGACACGCCATCCGAAGAGGTTAAGCAACCCGAGAACAgttacacacaaacaaatatagaTAAAGTCTTCCAGCAGCTTGAGAGTAGCAGTAGCGCGGCAACTTCTTACGAAGCGCTGCATACGCAGCAAGAAGACGCGGCCAATAACAAGTATCAATCGCAGGAATCGGTGCCCAACACAAGCACCCTGTATATGATGGAGTCATTGGAAAGTGCACAACAGGAAATTCAACCGTCAGTTGGACCCACTGCTTCCTATTACGAGCAAGCGCAATCCATGCAAATGGAGAGTCAACAAGCTGATAGTCAACAGCAGGAGGAGGAGTTGCAGCAAGAGAAAGAACAAGAACAACaggagcaacagcaacaacagcacgaGAATCAAGATATTTCGTTTGAGGGCGCATCACACTCTAGTTTGGCTAGTGAAGATTCGAGCACACAATCTTCTAGCGTAGAGTTGGAGAAGGAGGCACAAATGCAGACGGATCAAGTTGTTGCAAATACCAATAATGTGCATGTATCTTTCACCACCGCAGCGCCACCACTAAACGATGACTTTGTTTTGGACCTGCTAAGCACCACATTACCGCCATCACTCGAAGAAGAGCCGGCCTCACTTACCACAACGGGTCTGCCAATGCGCATTGTGAACGGACTCACCGAACCAAACAGCTCATCGGAGTCGAACTCCTTCGAAGAGTTGCCCGTAACACAAAACCCAGTGCAAGGCAATGACTGGGAAGCGAATACGACGGAAGAAGATTCGAAAACCGAGTCGCAAGAACAACAGACCGCCAAACCGCAGCCCAAACCAAAACCAAAGCCACAGCAACAAACCAAGCGACCACAAGTACAAATGTTCCGGCCACAACCACAAAGGCAACCATCCCGACCACAAGTGCAACAGTCACAGCAGCAGAAACAGACACAAAAaccgcaacagcaacagcaacataaCCACAATCACCTCATACTTGACGGCGCTGAGTTCACACACAGCGATATCACACATCCAGGCGCCGATGCGGACTTAATAGAGGATGATCTGCAATTTTCAACCGGCTATGGCCCACAACCGGTGTACATGGAAGCGCCTGTGCGTCAACCTTCGCCCATCAGCTATCAACcatcaaccacaacaacaacgacgcaTGCCTCATTAGCGCCGGAAGATAAATACGATTTAGTGCAGAGCGTACACGATGAGGAGGCTAGCAAAAAACCACCCACATATGGTGAGCCCACAACGGGCACCTCCATCACCACACATGTAGACTCCATCGAATCCATAATACTGCAGTTGAATGGCACCACAAACCATGGACCCACCTATAATATTGTCAGtcagcaacaaccacaaacGGTCTCCTATGATGCGGTAGCCGATGCGTCGGCAAGCAAATATGAACCAACCGGTAGCGGTACACATTATGGCACAACAACACCTATCACAACAGGTGAATTAGTGTATGGCGGCGCAACAACAAATTACTATGACGATGTGGAGACCAAGCGTCCGGAAGATTACTATACCGAAGCTGAACAATCGAATACGCCGAACTATTCGCCGGTCACAGCGCAAGTACCCGCATATTTGGAGCCTGAAAGCACCGACCTACATCCCGCACAACAACAGCCTTCACATTCGTATGTGTCTAAGCCTTCTGTCAGCGCAGTCACGCACGAAGTGCACAGCTCAACGACCGCTGGCAACTATGCGGAAGACGCAGCCGCTGCGCTGGACGAACACACGATGCCAGCAAATAATTATAACGATGTATTGCAAGCGTCCTCCCACCAAACGCACGAGTTCAACAAAATGCCCGTGCTCGGCATTGCCTATCCAGTTGATATGTCGCATATGGAGGAAGAGGGCAATTTTGCACCGGATGCTGCAAGCAATTACGGTCATGTACAACATGCAACCACCCAGGGCTCAATCGACAAAATAGACGAAGCAGAAGCAGTGGACTCGAGCTACGCACAGGTACCCATTGTTAGTGGCAAGCCACAGAGACCAGTAGCGCCATATGTTGGTATGGTGAATGTGCAGAATTACAATGGCGCCAAACTGCCAACGACCGTTGTGTACAGTGATGTGCCGCAGGAAGTATCTGTCTCTTCGCATGCGACTAAAGTACAAGATACACAGGCAGCTGCGGCGTCGTATCATACACCTAAACCCGACACGTTGACCACAATCCAATATGTGGACCAAAGCACGGTCGCACAACGTCCAACAATTAGCAAGACAACCGCCTCGGCCTATTTGACACCAACTACCACGCCGATACCACCACGTCCACAATATAATGCCGAACCTGTTGCTGTTACCTCAACAGCACGTCCTATTTCCGGCATAATCACGTCGAGCGGTACCAGACCACGCCCTCGGCCACGTCCAAAACCGAGTACCACACGCCCGAATAACAAAAAGAAACCGAGTGCAGCAAAGAAACCCACTACTGCAAGGCCTTTGAGTACTTATAGCCAGGCACCAGTGCAACCTGCCAGTAATTATGGCGGTGAACAGgtacaaacaaagaaaccaGCTGCACAACCCTCAAACAACTATCAGagtacaaatcaaaataccaaGAAACCAGCGGCACAACCCGCTAACAGTTATCAAGCGCCAAATGTCAATACCAAGAAGCCAACAGCGCAACTCTCGAACGATTATCAAGAACCCAACTACAATAAGAAGAAACCGGCACAACAACCCTCTAACACGTATAATGACAACGCTCCAGAGAACGCTTATGTACAGCGACCAGTGCAAGCTTCGCAAGCGCAAACTCAACAACCTGCGAAGAAACCATCGAAACAACCCACCAAGCAAACTGTGAAGCGGCCAGTGAAGCAACCAGCTACCAACTACCAGCACAACAAACCCACATACGTAAAGCGTCCGACTCCAGCGCCACAGCCCAGCAACAACTATAACGCCAAACCCGCTACAAATACCTTTAATGTTGAGCCGGTATACCAGAGACCAGAACAACAACCCACCTACAATGCCGAGCCTGTGACCAGGAAACCTGCCAGTCAGTCGACAAATGCATACAATGATAACACTTATGGTACCACTACGGCGACGCGAAAACCCATCAGTCACACGGCTGCCATCTACGACGACCATGTGGATGAACAAAATCTGCCCGAACAGGAGGCGCAGCTCTCAACGGACAACTACGACACATATCCTCAAGGTACCAAGCTTACCTCACAAGACTATGGACAGGACTATGATAAACCAGATGCTGCGTATGAACAAAATGTTAAAGTCCCGCAACCCACTTTCGAATCGGACGCCTATTATCCAGCGCCACAACCGTTGGGCGGCTCTACAAATCGACCCATCATTGTACGCAAACCAAGTGTGGACAGTGCAGCACCAACCACATCTCGTCCGAGCACAACATTTATTTATCACGACTCCGAGGTACCGCCAATCGTAACGGCCGATGACAAGCTCGACGTTTTCGTACACGGTACTGTGCAATCGCAAGTTTATGGCGGTGATGGAAAACCACAATATGCGGACCGtccacaatatacatatgtacacaaaaaaCCGGGCTTCGTGAAGGTAACATCGAAACCGATATCCACCACAAATGGCGTTATTACACCCAAGCCAACGCTATTCACACTCGTCACAAATAGCGATTGGCCGCAAAGACCGAGCAGCGCCGGCACGATCTACGATGATAATGCATTCCCGCCAACAACGCCATTGCCCGCCTTCAGCAGCACGTCATATATTTACAGTCCCGTGGTAACGCGACGTCCCGACTTGGCTATAAACACGCCCGAATACGTCAACCTAGCTGGCGTCACAACGAATGACTTCGATGATCCAGGTTACTATGGTGCACAGAATGTCGCACAAAACGTTGCACAGAATGGCGTGCATCCGGCCTTTACGCAATCGATAGCCGATACCGAGTATGGTGTGCCCTCTGATGATCGTCCCGCATTCCCAGGCTACTATGGACCAACACCCACTTATCCGCCATTTGCCATACCTGGTGAAAAACTTGGCGCACCAGTCGAAGAGGAAACCTACACATCGCCCAATGACTTTGTTAATTTCCCACCTGTACGCAATCCCAACCTCAACATGTCGGCAACATCGAGCGCCGTCACTACCGATTTGGAACTGTCAACACCCGCCTTCGTTGAAGATGGTGTTTTGAAGGACAAAATGAATACTTTGGTGCACAAGATTGTCGAATCGCTGCAGGGCAACTTCGATGCGCTGGCCGACATGATTGACGAGTCAAATAACACCGCACCGGCCGGACCACCATCAACATATCAAGCGGCCGGCGCAGGCGCTGGTAGCGCGGCTACAACACGCAAGCCGACAAGAAAACCAACACGTATAGCCACACAAAAACCGACCACCCGACGTCCAGCGACACGTGTCACCACCAAACAACCGACGCGTCGACCGGCAAGCACTACCAGACGTCCGGCTACGCGGCGTCCCACAACAACCACACGTCGGCCGACTACGCGCAAGCCGACACGTCGTttaacaaccacaacaacaacgcaagcACCAGCCCAAGATGAGTTGGTGGACGAAGAAGATGAAGAGGACGTAAATCCATTGGATAATGAGATCGGTGACCAGGAAGAAGTTTACGCTGGCGCTGGTGGACGCAAATTTA AATGCGGCGTACGGCCACACATCAAATCTGGCAGAATTGTAGGCGGCAAAGGTTCCACATTCGGCGCTTACCCATGGCAAGTGCTCGTACGTGAATCCACATGGTTGGGACTTTTTACCAAGAACAAATGTGGCGGAGTTTTGATAACGAATCGTTATGTCATCACAGCGGCACATTGTCAGCCGGG TTTCCTGGCCTCATTAGTCGCTGTTATGGGTGAGTTTGATATCTCAGGCGATTTGGAGAGTAAACGTGCTGTTACGAAGAATGTGAAGCGTGTCATTGTCCACCGTCAATACGATCCGGCGACATTCGAAAATGATTTGGCGTTGCTTGAGCTCGAGAGTCCAGTACAATTTGACACACATATAG tGCCAATTTGTATGCCCAACGATTTAGCAGACTTCACCGGTCGTATGGCGACAGTCACCGGTTGGGGACGTCTCAAGTATGGCGGCGGCGTGCCATCCGTTTTGCAGGAAGTTCAG GTGCCAATTATTGAGAACAGCGTCTGTCAGGAGATGTTCCATACGGCGGGACACAACAAAAAGATTCTGAGCTCATTCCTGTGCGCCGGCTATGCAAATGGGCAAAAGGACTCGTGTGAG GGTGACAGCGGTGGTCCATTGGTGCTTCAGCGACCCGATGGTCGTTACGAATTAGCCGGCACTGTATCGCACGGTATCAAATGTGCGGCGCCATATCTGCCCGGTGTATATATGCGTACGACATTCTACAAGCCGTGGCTGCGAAGCATAACGGGTGTCAAATAA
- the LOC105224560 gene encoding serine protease filzig isoform X2, with protein MLKWVSTATRRSAWLSTTRTTATTTTTNAKKSTVNRATKTPASAAHALTSKSTSINFAMWLLTTVCIMAALAQVTNGFKPIDVNNSEGRKLFGGYRITPKHCRATKTLAMNDPRKNGPTICMFNHECAQRNGEVVGACMDGFLFGACCQIPSEQDLETTLLNDAQNSYYQQHQQQKLQDEYGGANQAVAQSYETYGESQQQHSQETKYSPPTFKPKTKPQRIQKPQQQQQQQKYKPQLPKPIYGDVGDTPSEEVKQPENSYTQTNIDKVFQQLESSSSAATSYEALHTQQEDAANNKYQSQESVPNTSTLYMMESLESAQQEIQPSVGPTASYYEQAQSMQMESQQADSQQQEEELQQEKEQEQQEQQQQQHENQDISFEGASHSSLASEDSSTQSSSVELEKEAQMQTDQVVANTNNVHVSFTTAAPPLNDDFVLDLLSTTLPPSLEEEPASLTTTGLPMRIVNGLTEPNSSSESNSFEELPVTQNPVQGNDWEANTTEEDSKTESQEQQTAKPQPKPKPKPQQQTKRPQVQMFRPQPQRQPSRPQVQQSQQQKQTQKPQQQQQHNHNHLILDGAEFTHSDITHPGADADLIEDDLQFSTGYGPQPVYMEAPVRQPSPISYQPSTTTTTTHASLAPEDKYDLVQSVHDEEASKKPPTYGEPTTGTSITTHVDSIESIILQLNGTTNHGPTYNIVSQQQPQTVSYDAVADASASKYEPTGSGTHYGTTTPITTGELVYGGATTNYYDDVETKRPEDYYTEAEQSNTPNYSPVTAQVPAYLEPESTDLHPAQQQPSHSYVSKPSVSAVTHEVHSSTTAGNYAEDAAAALDEHTMPANNYNDVLQASSHQTHEFNKMPVLGIAYPVDMSHMEEEGNFAPDAASNYGHVQHATTQGSIDKIDEAEAVDSSYAQVPIVSGKPQRPVAPYVGMVNVQNYNGAKLPTTVVYSDVPQEVSVSSHATKVQDTQAAAASYHTPKPDTLTTIQYVDQSTVAQRPTISKTTASAYLTPTTTPIPPRPQYNAEPVAVTSTARPISGIITSSGTRPRPRPRPKPSTTRPNNKKKPSAAKKPTTARPLSTYSQAPVQPASNYGGEQVQTKKPAAQPSNNYQSTNQNTKKPAAQPANSYQAPNVNTKKPTAQLSNDYQEPNYNKKKPAQQPSNTYNDNAPENAYVQRPVQASQAQTQQPAKKPSKQPTKQTVKRPVKQPATNYQHNKPTYVKRPTPAPQPSNNYNAKPATNTFNVEPVYQRPEQQPTYNAEPVTRKPASQSTNAYNDNTYGTTTATRKPISHTAAIYDDHVDEQNLPEQEAQLSTDNYDTYPQGTKLTSQDYGQDYDKPDAAYEQNVKVPQPTFESDAYYPAPQPLGGSTNRPIIVRKPSVDSAAPTTSRPSTTFIYHDSEVPPIVTADDKLDVFVHGTVQSQVYGGDGKPQYADRPQYTYVHKKPGFVKVTSKPISTTNGVITPKPTLFTLVTNSDWPQRPSSAGTIYDDNAFPPTTPLPAFSSTSYIYSPVVTRRPDLAINTPEYVNLAGVTTNDFDDPGYYGAQNVAQNVAQNGVHPAFTQSIADTEYGVPSDDRPAFPGYYGPTPTYPPFAIPGEKLGAPVEEETYTSPNDFVNFPPVRNPNLNMSATSSAVTTDLELSTPAFVEDGVLKDKMNTLVHKIVESLQGNFDALADMIDESNNTAPAGPPSTYQAAGAGAGSAATTRKPTRKPTRIATQKPTTRRPATRVTTKQPTRRPASTTRRPATRRPTTTTRRPTTRKPTRRLTTTTTTQAPAQDELVDEEDEEDVNPLDNEIGDQEEVYAGAGGRKFMRLFNQIYALL; from the exons AAGGACGAAAACTCTTCGGCGGCTACCGGATAACACCGAAGCATTGTCGCGCCACCAAAACGCTAGCGATGAATGACCCACGTAAAAATGGACCCACAATCTGTATGTTCAATCACGAGTGTGCGCAACGGAATGGCGAAGTGGTAGGCGCGTGTATGGATGGCTTCCTCTTTGGCGCTTGTTGTCAAATACCCAGTGAACAGGATCTTGAGACTACGCTGCTAAATGATGCACAGAACTCCTACtaccaacaacaccaacagcaaaaGTTGCAAGATGAGTATGGTGGAGCCAATCAAGCGGTGGCACAATCTTACGAAACATATGGCGAGAGTCAACAACAACACTCACAAGAGACCAAATACAGTCCGCCAACATTCAAGCCAAAAACAAAGCCACAGCGCATACAgaaaccgcaacaacaacaacagcagcagaaaTACAAGCCACAGTTACCGAAACCCATCTATGGTGATGTGGGGGACACGCCATCCGAAGAGGTTAAGCAACCCGAGAACAgttacacacaaacaaatatagaTAAAGTCTTCCAGCAGCTTGAGAGTAGCAGTAGCGCGGCAACTTCTTACGAAGCGCTGCATACGCAGCAAGAAGACGCGGCCAATAACAAGTATCAATCGCAGGAATCGGTGCCCAACACAAGCACCCTGTATATGATGGAGTCATTGGAAAGTGCACAACAGGAAATTCAACCGTCAGTTGGACCCACTGCTTCCTATTACGAGCAAGCGCAATCCATGCAAATGGAGAGTCAACAAGCTGATAGTCAACAGCAGGAGGAGGAGTTGCAGCAAGAGAAAGAACAAGAACAACaggagcaacagcaacaacagcacgaGAATCAAGATATTTCGTTTGAGGGCGCATCACACTCTAGTTTGGCTAGTGAAGATTCGAGCACACAATCTTCTAGCGTAGAGTTGGAGAAGGAGGCACAAATGCAGACGGATCAAGTTGTTGCAAATACCAATAATGTGCATGTATCTTTCACCACCGCAGCGCCACCACTAAACGATGACTTTGTTTTGGACCTGCTAAGCACCACATTACCGCCATCACTCGAAGAAGAGCCGGCCTCACTTACCACAACGGGTCTGCCAATGCGCATTGTGAACGGACTCACCGAACCAAACAGCTCATCGGAGTCGAACTCCTTCGAAGAGTTGCCCGTAACACAAAACCCAGTGCAAGGCAATGACTGGGAAGCGAATACGACGGAAGAAGATTCGAAAACCGAGTCGCAAGAACAACAGACCGCCAAACCGCAGCCCAAACCAAAACCAAAGCCACAGCAACAAACCAAGCGACCACAAGTACAAATGTTCCGGCCACAACCACAAAGGCAACCATCCCGACCACAAGTGCAACAGTCACAGCAGCAGAAACAGACACAAAAaccgcaacagcaacagcaacataaCCACAATCACCTCATACTTGACGGCGCTGAGTTCACACACAGCGATATCACACATCCAGGCGCCGATGCGGACTTAATAGAGGATGATCTGCAATTTTCAACCGGCTATGGCCCACAACCGGTGTACATGGAAGCGCCTGTGCGTCAACCTTCGCCCATCAGCTATCAACcatcaaccacaacaacaacgacgcaTGCCTCATTAGCGCCGGAAGATAAATACGATTTAGTGCAGAGCGTACACGATGAGGAGGCTAGCAAAAAACCACCCACATATGGTGAGCCCACAACGGGCACCTCCATCACCACACATGTAGACTCCATCGAATCCATAATACTGCAGTTGAATGGCACCACAAACCATGGACCCACCTATAATATTGTCAGtcagcaacaaccacaaacGGTCTCCTATGATGCGGTAGCCGATGCGTCGGCAAGCAAATATGAACCAACCGGTAGCGGTACACATTATGGCACAACAACACCTATCACAACAGGTGAATTAGTGTATGGCGGCGCAACAACAAATTACTATGACGATGTGGAGACCAAGCGTCCGGAAGATTACTATACCGAAGCTGAACAATCGAATACGCCGAACTATTCGCCGGTCACAGCGCAAGTACCCGCATATTTGGAGCCTGAAAGCACCGACCTACATCCCGCACAACAACAGCCTTCACATTCGTATGTGTCTAAGCCTTCTGTCAGCGCAGTCACGCACGAAGTGCACAGCTCAACGACCGCTGGCAACTATGCGGAAGACGCAGCCGCTGCGCTGGACGAACACACGATGCCAGCAAATAATTATAACGATGTATTGCAAGCGTCCTCCCACCAAACGCACGAGTTCAACAAAATGCCCGTGCTCGGCATTGCCTATCCAGTTGATATGTCGCATATGGAGGAAGAGGGCAATTTTGCACCGGATGCTGCAAGCAATTACGGTCATGTACAACATGCAACCACCCAGGGCTCAATCGACAAAATAGACGAAGCAGAAGCAGTGGACTCGAGCTACGCACAGGTACCCATTGTTAGTGGCAAGCCACAGAGACCAGTAGCGCCATATGTTGGTATGGTGAATGTGCAGAATTACAATGGCGCCAAACTGCCAACGACCGTTGTGTACAGTGATGTGCCGCAGGAAGTATCTGTCTCTTCGCATGCGACTAAAGTACAAGATACACAGGCAGCTGCGGCGTCGTATCATACACCTAAACCCGACACGTTGACCACAATCCAATATGTGGACCAAAGCACGGTCGCACAACGTCCAACAATTAGCAAGACAACCGCCTCGGCCTATTTGACACCAACTACCACGCCGATACCACCACGTCCACAATATAATGCCGAACCTGTTGCTGTTACCTCAACAGCACGTCCTATTTCCGGCATAATCACGTCGAGCGGTACCAGACCACGCCCTCGGCCACGTCCAAAACCGAGTACCACACGCCCGAATAACAAAAAGAAACCGAGTGCAGCAAAGAAACCCACTACTGCAAGGCCTTTGAGTACTTATAGCCAGGCACCAGTGCAACCTGCCAGTAATTATGGCGGTGAACAGgtacaaacaaagaaaccaGCTGCACAACCCTCAAACAACTATCAGagtacaaatcaaaataccaaGAAACCAGCGGCACAACCCGCTAACAGTTATCAAGCGCCAAATGTCAATACCAAGAAGCCAACAGCGCAACTCTCGAACGATTATCAAGAACCCAACTACAATAAGAAGAAACCGGCACAACAACCCTCTAACACGTATAATGACAACGCTCCAGAGAACGCTTATGTACAGCGACCAGTGCAAGCTTCGCAAGCGCAAACTCAACAACCTGCGAAGAAACCATCGAAACAACCCACCAAGCAAACTGTGAAGCGGCCAGTGAAGCAACCAGCTACCAACTACCAGCACAACAAACCCACATACGTAAAGCGTCCGACTCCAGCGCCACAGCCCAGCAACAACTATAACGCCAAACCCGCTACAAATACCTTTAATGTTGAGCCGGTATACCAGAGACCAGAACAACAACCCACCTACAATGCCGAGCCTGTGACCAGGAAACCTGCCAGTCAGTCGACAAATGCATACAATGATAACACTTATGGTACCACTACGGCGACGCGAAAACCCATCAGTCACACGGCTGCCATCTACGACGACCATGTGGATGAACAAAATCTGCCCGAACAGGAGGCGCAGCTCTCAACGGACAACTACGACACATATCCTCAAGGTACCAAGCTTACCTCACAAGACTATGGACAGGACTATGATAAACCAGATGCTGCGTATGAACAAAATGTTAAAGTCCCGCAACCCACTTTCGAATCGGACGCCTATTATCCAGCGCCACAACCGTTGGGCGGCTCTACAAATCGACCCATCATTGTACGCAAACCAAGTGTGGACAGTGCAGCACCAACCACATCTCGTCCGAGCACAACATTTATTTATCACGACTCCGAGGTACCGCCAATCGTAACGGCCGATGACAAGCTCGACGTTTTCGTACACGGTACTGTGCAATCGCAAGTTTATGGCGGTGATGGAAAACCACAATATGCGGACCGtccacaatatacatatgtacacaaaaaaCCGGGCTTCGTGAAGGTAACATCGAAACCGATATCCACCACAAATGGCGTTATTACACCCAAGCCAACGCTATTCACACTCGTCACAAATAGCGATTGGCCGCAAAGACCGAGCAGCGCCGGCACGATCTACGATGATAATGCATTCCCGCCAACAACGCCATTGCCCGCCTTCAGCAGCACGTCATATATTTACAGTCCCGTGGTAACGCGACGTCCCGACTTGGCTATAAACACGCCCGAATACGTCAACCTAGCTGGCGTCACAACGAATGACTTCGATGATCCAGGTTACTATGGTGCACAGAATGTCGCACAAAACGTTGCACAGAATGGCGTGCATCCGGCCTTTACGCAATCGATAGCCGATACCGAGTATGGTGTGCCCTCTGATGATCGTCCCGCATTCCCAGGCTACTATGGACCAACACCCACTTATCCGCCATTTGCCATACCTGGTGAAAAACTTGGCGCACCAGTCGAAGAGGAAACCTACACATCGCCCAATGACTTTGTTAATTTCCCACCTGTACGCAATCCCAACCTCAACATGTCGGCAACATCGAGCGCCGTCACTACCGATTTGGAACTGTCAACACCCGCCTTCGTTGAAGATGGTGTTTTGAAGGACAAAATGAATACTTTGGTGCACAAGATTGTCGAATCGCTGCAGGGCAACTTCGATGCGCTGGCCGACATGATTGACGAGTCAAATAACACCGCACCGGCCGGACCACCATCAACATATCAAGCGGCCGGCGCAGGCGCTGGTAGCGCGGCTACAACACGCAAGCCGACAAGAAAACCAACACGTATAGCCACACAAAAACCGACCACCCGACGTCCAGCGACACGTGTCACCACCAAACAACCGACGCGTCGACCGGCAAGCACTACCAGACGTCCGGCTACGCGGCGTCCCACAACAACCACACGTCGGCCGACTACGCGCAAGCCGACACGTCGTttaacaaccacaacaacaacgcaagcACCAGCCCAAGATGAGTTGGTGGACGAAGAAGATGAAGAGGACGTAAATCCATTGGATAATGAGATCGGTGACCAGGAAGAAGTTTACGCTGGCGCTGGTGGACGCAAATTTA TGCGTCTGTTCAACCAAATATATGCCCTCCTCTAA